In Nocardioides sp. zg-1228, a single window of DNA contains:
- a CDS encoding glycosyltransferase, producing the protein MTAPPFGTSVPGNRWDLAPAGAPRRRVSVVVTHFEQEQALARTLAALGRQSRPPDEVVVADDGSRQAPVVPPGVRLVRQRDDGFRAAAARNLGVAATTGDVLVLLDADTTPEPGFVERMVALPEALPEALVVGRRRHADLSGVAPDEPVEAAGPPRELPEPAWLRRAYASTRDLLDADASSHRFVISAVLACSRWWWDEVGGFDETFRTYGGEDWEFAHRSWTAGGLLAHRADAVAWHDGPDAAARPRDPDAHLAQTAAVADRTSAVGTTWRGLLRGPADLVVTCAPGLGATELLVTVDSLLAALPRAVVRVGAAHRALVGDDPRVVAAEDDLPATARLHLEVRRGLHGDAAAWPALIDGLDGSTGSRTVADGCVELRDLRLLRRAGRWGRPDLAPPGPPLATSLRPWTGDATLEAWLGGWAAASDPA; encoded by the coding sequence ATGACCGCGCCGCCCTTCGGCACCAGCGTGCCGGGCAACCGCTGGGACCTCGCGCCGGCCGGGGCGCCGCGGCGTCGGGTGTCGGTCGTGGTCACCCACTTCGAGCAGGAGCAGGCGCTCGCGCGCACGCTCGCGGCTCTGGGCCGGCAGTCCCGGCCGCCCGACGAGGTGGTGGTGGCCGACGACGGGTCAAGGCAGGCTCCCGTCGTCCCGCCCGGGGTGCGCCTGGTGCGCCAGCGGGACGACGGCTTCCGGGCCGCCGCCGCGCGCAACCTCGGCGTCGCGGCCACGACCGGCGACGTGCTGGTGCTGCTCGACGCCGACACCACGCCCGAGCCGGGCTTCGTCGAGCGGATGGTGGCCCTCCCCGAGGCGCTGCCGGAGGCGCTGGTCGTGGGGCGTCGGCGGCACGCCGACCTGTCCGGCGTCGCGCCCGACGAGCCCGTCGAGGCGGCGGGTCCGCCCCGCGAGCTGCCGGAGCCGGCGTGGCTGCGCCGGGCGTACGCCTCGACGCGCGACCTGCTCGACGCCGACGCGAGCAGCCACCGCTTCGTGATCAGCGCCGTCCTGGCCTGCAGCCGGTGGTGGTGGGACGAGGTGGGCGGCTTCGACGAGACGTTCCGCACCTACGGAGGCGAGGACTGGGAGTTCGCCCACCGATCGTGGACCGCGGGCGGGCTGCTGGCCCACCGGGCCGACGCGGTGGCGTGGCACGACGGCCCCGACGCCGCCGCCCGTCCGCGCGACCCCGACGCCCACCTCGCCCAGACAGCGGCCGTGGCCGACCGGACGTCGGCCGTCGGCACGACGTGGCGCGGCCTGCTGCGCGGCCCGGCCGACCTCGTCGTGACCTGCGCGCCCGGCCTCGGCGCCACCGAGCTGCTCGTCACCGTCGACTCGCTGCTGGCGGCGCTCCCGCGTGCCGTCGTCCGCGTCGGCGCCGCGCACCGAGCCCTCGTGGGCGACGACCCGAGGGTCGTGGCTGCCGAGGACGACCTGCCGGCCACGGCCCGGCTGCACCTCGAGGTGCGCCGCGGCCTCCACGGGGACGCGGCGGCCTGGCCGGCCCTGATCGACGGCCTCGACGGGAGCACCGGGTCGCGCACGGTCGCGGATGGGTGCGTCGAGCTGCGCGACCTCCGGCTGCTGCGCCGGGCCGGCCGGTGGGGGCGGCCCGACCTGGCCCCGCCGGGACCCCCGCTCGCCACGTCGCTGCGGCCGTGGACGGGCGACGCGACGCTCGAGGCGTGGCTGGGCGGGTGGGCCGCCGCGTCGGACCCGGCCTAG
- a CDS encoding ATP-binding cassette domain-containing protein — translation MGHVDVAGVRYELPDGRVLLDDVSFRVGDGQKVALVGANGAGKTTLLRIVTGDLKPHAGVVTRSGGLGVMRQFVGHGGADETVADLLLSVAPADVRRWSQEVAAQELRLMDDDSEPVQMAYAEALGHYGDVGGYDLEVVWDKVTTAAMGMPYDRAKYRALTTLSGGEQKRLVLEYLLQGPDQVLLLDEPDNYLDVPGKIWLEERIRESPKTILFISHDRELLANTATRIVTVELGSAGNLVWTHPGGFATYHQAREERFERFEELRRRWDEEYAKLRAQMLMYKQKAAYNSDMASRYQAAQTRLKKFEDAGPPTEQPREQQVKMRLKGGRTGKRAVVCTGLELTGLMRPFDLEVWYGERVAVLGSNGSGKSHFLRLLAAGGSDPDVEHQPVGVPPAPVEHTGSAKLGARVRPGWFVQTHEHPELVGRTLLEILHRGDDHRDGMGREAASRVLDRYELAHAGEQRFESLSGGQQARFQILLLELSGATLLLLDEPTDNLDVQSAEALEAGLEAFDGTVLAVTHDRWFARGFDRFLVYGADGEVYESDGPVWDEGRVARSR, via the coding sequence GTGGGTCACGTGGATGTCGCCGGGGTGCGCTACGAGCTGCCGGACGGGCGGGTGCTGCTCGACGACGTCAGCTTCCGCGTCGGCGACGGGCAGAAGGTCGCGCTGGTGGGTGCCAACGGCGCCGGCAAGACGACCCTGCTGCGCATCGTCACCGGCGACCTCAAGCCGCACGCGGGTGTCGTCACGCGGTCGGGCGGGCTGGGGGTGATGCGCCAGTTCGTCGGTCACGGGGGTGCCGACGAGACCGTCGCCGACCTGCTGCTCTCGGTGGCCCCGGCAGACGTACGCCGGTGGTCGCAGGAGGTCGCGGCCCAGGAGCTCCGGCTGATGGACGACGACAGCGAGCCGGTGCAGATGGCGTACGCCGAGGCGCTGGGCCACTACGGCGACGTCGGCGGCTACGACCTCGAGGTGGTCTGGGACAAGGTCACGACCGCAGCGATGGGGATGCCCTACGACCGCGCCAAGTATCGCGCCCTCACGACGCTGTCGGGCGGCGAGCAGAAGCGGCTCGTGCTGGAGTACCTCCTGCAGGGGCCCGACCAGGTGCTGCTGCTCGACGAGCCCGACAACTACCTCGACGTGCCCGGCAAGATCTGGCTCGAGGAGCGGATCCGCGAGTCGCCGAAGACCATCCTGTTCATCAGCCACGACCGCGAGCTGCTCGCCAACACCGCGACGCGGATCGTCACCGTCGAGCTCGGCAGCGCCGGCAACCTGGTGTGGACCCACCCGGGCGGGTTCGCGACCTACCACCAGGCCCGCGAGGAGCGCTTCGAGCGCTTCGAGGAGCTTCGGCGCCGCTGGGACGAGGAGTACGCCAAGCTGCGCGCGCAGATGCTGATGTACAAGCAGAAGGCGGCCTACAACTCCGACATGGCCAGCCGCTACCAGGCGGCCCAGACCCGGCTCAAGAAGTTCGAGGACGCCGGGCCGCCGACCGAGCAGCCGCGCGAGCAGCAGGTCAAGATGCGCCTCAAGGGCGGGCGCACGGGCAAGCGCGCGGTGGTGTGCACGGGCCTCGAGCTGACCGGCCTGATGAGGCCCTTCGACCTCGAGGTCTGGTACGGCGAGCGGGTGGCCGTGCTGGGCTCCAACGGGTCCGGCAAGTCCCACTTCCTGCGCCTCCTCGCCGCCGGCGGCAGCGATCCCGACGTCGAGCACCAGCCGGTCGGCGTGCCTCCCGCGCCGGTCGAGCACACCGGCAGCGCCAAGCTCGGCGCGCGGGTGCGGCCGGGCTGGTTCGTGCAGACCCACGAGCACCCCGAGCTGGTCGGGCGCACGCTGCTGGAGATCCTGCACCGCGGCGACGACCACCGCGACGGGATGGGCCGCGAGGCCGCGAGCCGGGTGCTCGACCGCTACGAGCTCGCCCACGCCGGCGAGCAGCGGTTCGAGTCGCTCAGCGGCGGGCAGCAGGCGCGCTTCCAGATCCTGCTCCTCGAGCTCTCGGGCGCCACCCTGCTGCTGCTCGACGAGCCCACCGACAACCTCGACGTCCAGTCGGCCGAGGCCCTCGAGGCCGGGCTCGAGGCGTTCGACGGCACGGTGCTGGCCGTGACCCACGACCGCTGGTTCGCCCGCGGCTTCGACCGCTTCCTGGTCTACGGCGCCGACGGCGAGGTCTACGAGTCGGACGGACCCGTGTGGGACGAGGGTCGCGTGGCCCGCTCGCGGTGA
- a CDS encoding LLM class flavin-dependent oxidoreductase yields the protein MTTRRGLFVAPFDGLADPRVVGDLAADAEEAGWDGFFVWDHLQYGDRVAAIADPWTCCAAIALRTERLLLGPMVTPLPRRRPQVLARQAASLSVLSGERLVLGLGLGDDWVGEFSAFGDEPDPGVRGRMLDEGLGVLTGLLAGEPVDHVGEHYSARQARFVPAPRVPIWLAGRFGNRAPLRRAASYDGFFVIGLDDPGDLDTVAGDLAAHDPAPGFDLVVDLRTDQDPAPWLDRGASWVLTRVGPYDLDLDDVRRVVRTGPR from the coding sequence ATGACCACGCGTCGCGGGCTCTTCGTCGCGCCCTTCGACGGCCTGGCCGACCCGCGGGTGGTCGGCGACCTCGCCGCCGACGCCGAGGAGGCGGGCTGGGACGGGTTCTTCGTCTGGGACCACCTGCAGTACGGAGACCGGGTGGCCGCGATCGCCGACCCGTGGACGTGCTGCGCCGCGATCGCCCTGCGCACCGAGCGACTGCTGCTCGGGCCCATGGTGACGCCGCTGCCCCGCCGTCGTCCGCAGGTGCTGGCGCGCCAGGCGGCCAGCCTGTCGGTGCTGTCGGGCGAGCGCCTCGTCCTCGGCCTCGGACTGGGGGACGACTGGGTGGGGGAGTTCAGCGCCTTCGGCGACGAGCCCGACCCGGGGGTGCGCGGCCGGATGCTCGACGAGGGCCTCGGCGTGCTGACCGGTCTGCTCGCGGGGGAGCCCGTCGACCACGTGGGGGAGCACTACAGCGCGCGCCAGGCCCGGTTCGTGCCGGCGCCGCGGGTGCCGATCTGGCTGGCCGGTCGCTTCGGCAACCGGGCCCCGCTGCGGCGGGCGGCGTCGTACGACGGCTTCTTCGTCATCGGCCTCGACGACCCGGGCGACCTCGACACCGTCGCCGGCGACCTGGCGGCGCACGACCCGGCGCCGGGCTTCGACCTCGTCGTCGACCTCCGGACCGACCAGGACCCCGCCCCGTGGCTGGACCGCGGCGCGTCGTGGGTGCTCACCCGGGTCGGGCCCTACGACCTCGACCTCGACGACGTGCGCCGCGTGGTGCGGACTGGCCCCCGCTGA
- a CDS encoding Nramp family divalent metal transporter translates to MADTTSTGSAEQSTVPRWRIIGPGLVVAATGVGAADLVATLIAGQKFGYTLLWCVVVGCVMKIVLVEGAGRYSLATGRTIFEGWRSLGAWTTWYFAPYIVIWGFVYGAAAMAGTGLALTGLLGGLSTTWWGILSGLIGLLLVWTGRYSVFEKVLAALVGIMFVTMVGAALLTLPNLGELLTGLAPRIPDDGLVNTLALAGGVGGTITLAAYGYWLREKGWSTPRYMRVMRIDNAVAYVVTGLFVLATLVVGAELLYSTSVAIESGDQGLVDLGVVLQDRYGEWAGKLFLLGFWAAAMSSLVGVWNGVSLMFADFMTNVTKGDPSEARAGGRWYRVYILWLTFPPMAMMFLGKPIWLILAYGVLGAFFMPFLAITLLWLLNTDRTPAEWRNKLHSNVLMALCALAFIALCVNEVRKAVDGA, encoded by the coding sequence ATGGCTGACACCACCTCGACCGGATCGGCGGAGCAGTCCACGGTCCCCCGCTGGAGGATCATCGGTCCGGGGCTCGTCGTCGCGGCGACGGGCGTCGGCGCCGCCGACCTGGTGGCGACGCTCATCGCGGGCCAGAAGTTCGGCTACACCCTGCTGTGGTGCGTCGTCGTGGGATGCGTCATGAAGATCGTCCTGGTCGAGGGCGCGGGGCGCTACTCCCTCGCGACGGGCCGCACGATCTTCGAGGGCTGGCGCTCCCTCGGCGCCTGGACGACGTGGTACTTCGCGCCCTACATCGTGATCTGGGGCTTCGTCTACGGCGCCGCCGCGATGGCCGGCACGGGGCTGGCCCTCACCGGGCTCCTCGGTGGCCTGAGCACGACGTGGTGGGGCATCCTGTCGGGCCTGATCGGCCTGCTGCTGGTGTGGACGGGCCGCTACAGCGTCTTCGAGAAGGTGCTCGCCGCCCTGGTCGGGATCATGTTCGTGACGATGGTCGGCGCGGCCCTGCTGACGCTGCCCAACCTCGGCGAGCTGCTCACCGGCCTCGCCCCGCGCATCCCCGACGACGGCCTCGTCAACACCCTCGCCCTCGCCGGCGGTGTCGGCGGCACCATCACGCTGGCCGCCTACGGCTACTGGCTGCGCGAGAAGGGCTGGTCCACTCCTCGCTACATGCGGGTGATGCGCATCGACAACGCCGTCGCGTACGTCGTCACCGGCCTCTTCGTCCTCGCCACGCTGGTGGTCGGCGCCGAGCTGCTCTACTCCACCAGCGTCGCCATCGAGAGCGGCGACCAGGGCCTCGTCGACCTCGGCGTGGTGCTGCAGGACCGCTACGGCGAGTGGGCCGGCAAGCTCTTCCTGCTCGGCTTCTGGGCCGCCGCGATGTCGTCGCTCGTGGGCGTGTGGAACGGCGTCAGCCTGATGTTCGCCGACTTCATGACCAACGTGACCAAGGGCGATCCGTCCGAGGCCCGCGCCGGCGGCAGGTGGTACCGCGTCTACATCCTCTGGCTGACCTTCCCGCCGATGGCGATGATGTTCCTCGGCAAGCCGATCTGGCTGATCCTCGCCTACGGCGTGCTCGGGGCGTTCTTCATGCCGTTCCTGGCGATCACCCTGCTGTGGCTGCTCAACACCGACCGGACGCCCGCCGAGTGGCGCAACAAGCTCCACTCCAACGTGCTCATGGCCCTGTGCGCACTGGCATTCATCGCCCTGTGCGTCAACGAGGTCCGCAAGGCCGTCGACGGGGCGTGA
- a CDS encoding glycosyltransferase — translation MLSPTAGVRVTDVVVPDHLLLGPDAHGVTAYAGEVAAAARARVVRDVSDLAPGSAVHLHLTDRLFGPEPARAAAAVRRLAQQVSLTVTLHDVPQPTDGPVFAARAAAYGQIVRASRAWATNSWHEHALVDRWSAAGARGTVIPLPVRAAARGAGEGPTVVPEPVVGVFGFVYPGKGHRQVVRAVAALRRAGTPASVRVLGDAAPGHADELEVLVRTSRARGVPVEVAGRVPDDELVDALRAVAVGVTAHRNVSASASLNSWIAAGRRPLVRDGAYAREMAALRPGTITLFDDSTLVPCLDAALRHPTSTWTAPGLDLGPHLADTVAAYRAWWASVR, via the coding sequence GTGCTGAGTCCCACCGCCGGCGTCCGCGTCACGGACGTCGTGGTGCCCGACCACCTGCTGCTCGGCCCCGACGCGCACGGCGTCACGGCGTACGCCGGCGAGGTGGCCGCCGCCGCGCGGGCGCGGGTGGTGCGCGACGTCAGCGACCTCGCTCCGGGCTCGGCGGTGCACCTGCACCTGACCGACCGGCTCTTCGGTCCCGAGCCGGCCCGCGCGGCCGCCGCGGTGCGCCGGCTCGCGCAGCAGGTGAGCCTGACGGTGACGCTCCACGACGTCCCGCAGCCCACCGACGGGCCGGTCTTCGCGGCCCGCGCGGCGGCCTACGGGCAGATCGTGCGGGCCAGCCGCGCGTGGGCGACCAACTCGTGGCACGAGCACGCGCTCGTCGACCGCTGGAGCGCCGCCGGCGCCCGCGGCACCGTCATCCCGCTGCCGGTGCGCGCCGCGGCCCGCGGCGCGGGGGAGGGCCCGACGGTCGTGCCGGAGCCGGTGGTCGGCGTCTTCGGCTTCGTCTACCCCGGCAAGGGCCACCGCCAGGTGGTGCGGGCCGTGGCGGCGCTGCGCCGAGCCGGCACACCGGCCTCGGTGCGGGTGCTGGGCGACGCGGCGCCGGGCCACGCCGACGAGCTCGAGGTGCTGGTGCGCACGAGCCGTGCCCGCGGCGTCCCGGTCGAGGTCGCCGGGCGGGTGCCGGACGACGAGCTGGTCGACGCCCTGCGTGCGGTGGCGGTCGGGGTGACGGCGCACCGCAACGTGTCGGCCTCGGCGAGCCTCAACTCCTGGATCGCCGCGGGCCGGCGGCCCCTGGTCCGCGACGGGGCCTACGCCCGCGAGATGGCCGCGCTCCGCCCGGGCACGATCACCCTGTTCGACGACTCGACCCTCGTGCCGTGCCTCGACGCCGCCCTCCGCCACCCGACCTCGACGTGGACCGCACCCGGCCTCGACCTCGGCCCGCACCTCGCGGACACCGTCGCTGCCTACCGGGCGTGGTGGGCCTCGGTCCGATGA